CGTGTTGGTGGTGGCCTGTCCCTGCGCCATGGGGCTGGCGACGCCGGCGGCCATCATGGTCGGCACCGGCCGGGCGGCCGAACTCGGTGTGCTTTTCCGCAAAGGCGAAGCATTGGAGACCCTGTCGCATGTGGATACGGTGCTATTCGACAAGACCGGTACCCTCACCGAAGGCCGCCCCGTCCTCGCCAACCTGGGCGGATCAAACCCCGATGAGGCGCTCCGACTGGCTGCGGCGCTCGAAAGCGCCTCCGAGCACCCGCTGGGACGTGCCATCCTGGCGGCGGCAACGGAACGCGGCAAAACGATCCCGACGGTCTCCGATTTCCGGGCCATCCCGGGTCATGGCATCGAAGGCCGGGTGGAAGGCCGACTGATCCGAGTCGGCTCACGCCGTTTCATGGAACAACAAGGCGTCATTAGGGACATCGACCGGGACAACGTCGAGCGGGCGATCGGACGCGAAGAAAGCGGTCACACCGTAGTGTTCGCGGCTGTCGAGGACACGCTGCTCGGTTGGCTGGCCATCGCCGATCGCATCAAGCCACAAGCCCGGTCCGTCATACACGCGCTGCATGAACGCGGTCTGCGCGTGGTGATGGTGACCGGAGACGCGCACGGCACGGCAACGGCCGTGGCCACAGAACTCGGAATCGATGCGGTTCATGCCGAGGTGTTGCCGCAGGAAAAAAGTCAGGTGGTCACCGCGCTCCAGGAAAAAGGACAGCACGTCGCATTTGTCGGCGACGGTATCAACGACGCACCGGCACTGGCGCAGGCCGACGTCGGCATCGCGCTTGCTTCGGGTACGGACATCGCCATCGAAGCGGCGGACGTTACGCTCACGCATGGCGAACTGACGGGCGTGATCACTGCCCTGGATGCCGCTCGACGGACGCTCGGAAACATTCGCGGCAACCTGTTCTGGGCCTTTTTTTACAACATTCTGCTCATCCCCGTTGCGGCCGGCGTGGCCATTCCGCTCGGTATCCATCTCAACCCGATGGTGGCCGGCGTGGCCATGGGCCTGTCGTCGGTGTTCGTACTCGGCAACAGTCTGCGACTCAAGCGACTCGAATCGTTCGTCGGCGCGTCGACGGCGAACAGCCATACCGAGACCGGAGATCGAATCACCGCCGCGCGCCACCGGGATGACGCGCAGCCTGAACCCGATCAAACGGAAACCGTGTCCCCAAAAACAATGGCGCCAAAAACAATCGCGCCTGCGGAGCCAGCGCCCTCGGACAAGCGGCACATGCCCCATATGCACACCCTGCAAATTTCGGGCATGACCTGCGGGCACTGCGTGCGTGCGGCCACCCAGGCCCTGGAAAAGGTCCCCGGCGTCGAAAAGGCCGAAGTCTCGCTGACGCCCGGTACAGCAGTTGTGCGGGGCGATGCCGATCCGCAGGCGCTCGTCAACGCCATACGGGCAGCAGGCTACGAGGCGCAAATCGAGGATGACGTGCCGGCCCAAAAATCAAACGAAACGCCCGAAGACCGCGATCCGGTCTTGTTGTACACGAGTCCCGGCTGTCCGGATTGCGCCGCCGTCCGTCGCTACCTCGACACCCGTCACATTCCCTACGAAACGAAGGACATCACATCGGCGGGCGTTGCCGATGAAGTGAAATCGCGCTACGGGGTGCGTGTCGCGCCCGTGACCGTTATCGACGGCAAGGCGATCTGGGGGACGTTCGCCGAACAAAAACCACAGCTGGACGCCAGAATCACTCGTGATTAGCCGTGTGCCCCGGGCCCGCCGCGCGGCGGGAGCAAAGCGGCCACGGCCAGGCCAGCATGTCGTTTATCGGTAAATAACAGTGACTTAATTAGAAAACAACAATCTATATCATCGAAAAAACGGTGTACGCTTCGCGGGACAAGTTTGGACTTTCGGACCACAGCCCTCAGCCCCTACAGGAGCAAGAAGATGACTGCAACCAAACCCATCCCAGACGGCCAACATACCATCACGCCCTATTTGAGCATTCGTGGGGCCGATGCGGCCATCCGATTTTATCAACGAATATTCGGCGCAACCGAGATCGGGCGCTTGCTGATGCCCGGTGGCGATATCGGGCATGCGGAATTGCAAATAGGGGACACCCGATTCATGTTGGCCGAAGAAAACCCCGATTGGGGTAACAAAAGCCCGACAACCCTGGGAGGAACCCCCGTCACTATCGCGATCTATGTGGACGATGTCGATACCACCTACCAACGCGCACTCGACGCCGGTGCCACGGGCATCATGCCCGTCAAGGATGAGTTTTACGGTTCGCGCGTAGGCGTATTTTCCGATCCCTTCGGTCACAAATGGCATGTCATGACGCCCCTTGAAGTCGTGTCATTTGACGAGATGCAACGGCGAATTGATGCGATGTTTACGTAAACCGTATAGCGAACGAGGAAGACGCCGATGAACGACCGTTTCTCAAAATTACCCCCCTCCTGGCGAACCAGCGGCAAACCGCATTGGCACCTGCAACATCCAAATGATCAAGACGTAGAATTAGCTCGATAAGCGTTCAGAGAGCGGATAATTCACGGCCGCTAACGCTCGACGGCCACACAACACGTACGGAATAGCCACGATCTGCCCGGATCGGTGCGCCACATCCTGCTAAAATCCCCAGACTCGGGACGCCGATCCCACCGCGTTCACCCCCTCGTAATCACTCAACTCATATTCAATTTAAGGATCGACACGCATGTGCGGAATCTGTGGCTGGCTGGCAGCACCGGGACAACGACCTGACCTCGGTGCGGTACGGCGCATGATGGATCGGCTGGAACGACGCGGCCCCGACCATGAAGGCAGCTTTTCCGACGGACCGATGGCGCTGGGGCATCGCCGCCTGTCCATTCTGGATCTGAGCTTCCACGGCCATCAGCCGATGATCGACCGCGAACACGGCCTGGCGCTGGCCTTCAACGGCACCATCTACAACCATCCGGAACTGCGTGCCGAACTGCGCGGCCTCGGCCACCGCTTCGATTCGACCGGCGACACCGAAGTCATCCTCAAGGCCTATGCCCAATGGGGCGCGGACTGCGTGCGTCATCTGCACGGCATGTTCGCTTTCGCCCTGTGGAACCTGAAGACCGGCAGCCTGATCCTGGCCCGCGACCGGCTGGGCATCAAGCCCTTGTACTACACCGAAGACCCAGCCAACCCGCAGGCGCCGCTGCGCTTTGCCTCGTCGATCCCGGCCCTGCTCGCGGGCGGGACGGTGAATACCGAATTCGATCCCGTCGCCCTGCACCATCAGTTCACCCTGCACGGCGTGGTGCCCGCCCCGCACACGATCTTCCGCGGCGTGCGCAAGCTCGCGCCGGGCCACACCCTGCAGATCGAGGCCGACGGCCAGCGCAAGCTCACCCGCTACTGGCAGGTCGACACCGCCGAAGGCCCCGCGCACAGTGAGGCCGAATGGCAGGAACGGATCCACGACGGTCTGCTGCGCGCCGTCAAACGCCGCCTGGACATCAGCGACGTCCCGGTCGGCGTGTTGCTCTCGGGCGGACTGGACTCCTCGCTGATCCTCGCCCTGGCCGCCGAAGCGGGCATCACGCCGCAAACCTTCACCATCGGTTTCGAGGATCAGCCCGAGGAAAAGGGCAGCGAATTCGAATTCTCCGATCCGGTCGCCGAACGCTACGGGACGAAACACCATCGCTTCCACATCCCCAACAGCCAGGTGCTCGAACGCCTGCCGGAAGCCGTGCAGCAGATGAGCGAACCGATGTTCGGCCAGGATGCCGTGGCGTTCTACCTGCTCTCGGAACAGGTCGCCCGCGAGGTCAAGGTGGTGTTGAGTGGCCAGGGCGCCGACGAAGTCTTCGGCGGGTATTTCTGGTATCCGCAGATGGCCGCCGCCGACCGCGCCCATCCCGGCGACGACGTGGGGAATTTCGCCCCCTACTACTTCGACCGGGACCACGAGGAATTCCTGCAGATGGTCACGGCACCCTTCCGCGGCCCGGACCATACCCGCGAGCGGATTCGCCGGGAATTCGCCGGTCTGGGCGGCCAGAGCTACCTCAACCGCGTGCTGGGTCTCGATACCAGCACGCTGATCGTCGACGATCCGGTCAAGCGGGTCGACAACATGACCATGGCCTGGGGGCTGGAGGCACGCGTGCCTTTCCTCGATCACGAACTGGTCGAACTCGCCATGAAGATGCCCGCCGAATACAAGCTGGATCACGACGGCAAGGGCATGCTGAAGCGCATCGCGCGCGGGCGCATCCCGGATGCCGTCATCGACCGGCCCAAGGGCTATTTCCCGGTACCGGCGCTCAAGTACGTGCGCGGCCCGTTCTTCGAATTCATGCGCGACATCCTGTCCACGTCGACGGCGCAGCAGCGCGGCCTGTTCGAACCGGCTTACGTGAACCGCCTGCTGGCCGAACCGGACAAGCACTTCACCCGCCTGCAGGGCGCCAAGCTCTGGC
The Halothiobacillus diazotrophicus DNA segment above includes these coding regions:
- a CDS encoding CopZ family metallochaperone, coding for MNSTTPVSELAIGIEGMTCASCSTRVEQALNRLPGAMSATVNLATERAEIRYDPAQLNAERIAEAIRETGYTPMVDEADLAVVGMTCASCVGRVERALQQAPGVLAATVNLATEQAHVRFVPGMVKPDELAAAVGAAGYTAHPLGNARGDVSDASSAETDKRQAQHRAMRRDVMLAAALALVIMALAMGPDLIPAWQHTLEAISPFTRFWDWVQLLLASIVLFGPGVRFFRPGWIAYRHLSPDMNSLVATGTGSAWAYSALVLLAPALFPPEARHVYFDSAAVVIAAVLGGKYLEAIAKGRTSSAIRKLVGLQAKTAHRLDEAGVEQDAPVTQIRVGDHLVVRPGERLPVDGRIVDGQGHIDQSMLTGEPLPVSKTANDDVVGGTVNLDGKLTIEATSVGRDTVLGQIIRLVESAQTGKLPIQRLADRVVRIFTPAVLVIAAVTFIAWLFLSGNVSLALVAAVSVLVVACPCAMGLATPAAIMVGTGRAAELGVLFRKGEALETLSHVDTVLFDKTGTLTEGRPVLANLGGSNPDEALRLAAALESASEHPLGRAILAAATERGKTIPTVSDFRAIPGHGIEGRVEGRLIRVGSRRFMEQQGVIRDIDRDNVERAIGREESGHTVVFAAVEDTLLGWLAIADRIKPQARSVIHALHERGLRVVMVTGDAHGTATAVATELGIDAVHAEVLPQEKSQVVTALQEKGQHVAFVGDGINDAPALAQADVGIALASGTDIAIEAADVTLTHGELTGVITALDAARRTLGNIRGNLFWAFFYNILLIPVAAGVAIPLGIHLNPMVAGVAMGLSSVFVLGNSLRLKRLESFVGASTANSHTETGDRITAARHRDDAQPEPDQTETVSPKTMAPKTIAPAEPAPSDKRHMPHMHTLQISGMTCGHCVRAATQALEKVPGVEKAEVSLTPGTAVVRGDADPQALVNAIRAAGYEAQIEDDVPAQKSNETPEDRDPVLLYTSPGCPDCAAVRRYLDTRHIPYETKDITSAGVADEVKSRYGVRVAPVTVIDGKAIWGTFAEQKPQLDARITRD
- a CDS encoding N-acetylglutaminylglutamine amidotransferase, translating into MCGICGWLAAPGQRPDLGAVRRMMDRLERRGPDHEGSFSDGPMALGHRRLSILDLSFHGHQPMIDREHGLALAFNGTIYNHPELRAELRGLGHRFDSTGDTEVILKAYAQWGADCVRHLHGMFAFALWNLKTGSLILARDRLGIKPLYYTEDPANPQAPLRFASSIPALLAGGTVNTEFDPVALHHQFTLHGVVPAPHTIFRGVRKLAPGHTLQIEADGQRKLTRYWQVDTAEGPAHSEAEWQERIHDGLLRAVKRRLDISDVPVGVLLSGGLDSSLILALAAEAGITPQTFTIGFEDQPEEKGSEFEFSDPVAERYGTKHHRFHIPNSQVLERLPEAVQQMSEPMFGQDAVAFYLLSEQVAREVKVVLSGQGADEVFGGYFWYPQMAAADRAHPGDDVGNFAPYYFDRDHEEFLQMVTAPFRGPDHTRERIRREFAGLGGQSYLNRVLGLDTSTLIVDDPVKRVDNMTMAWGLEARVPFLDHELVELAMKMPAEYKLDHDGKGMLKRIARGRIPDAVIDRPKGYFPVPALKYVRGPFFEFMRDILSTSTAQQRGLFEPAYVNRLLAEPDKHFTRLQGAKLWHLAVFELWLQQQGV
- a CDS encoding VOC family protein, producing the protein MTATKPIPDGQHTITPYLSIRGADAAIRFYQRIFGATEIGRLLMPGGDIGHAELQIGDTRFMLAEENPDWGNKSPTTLGGTPVTIAIYVDDVDTTYQRALDAGATGIMPVKDEFYGSRVGVFSDPFGHKWHVMTPLEVVSFDEMQRRIDAMFT